A part of Limihaloglobus sulfuriphilus genomic DNA contains:
- a CDS encoding CinA family nicotinamide mononucleotide deamidase-related protein, which yields MNTAAVISVGNELLNGRCLDTNQKWLSGKLAAMGVIVRGAYTCPDELDTVRDLIINVCGSVDFLLITGGLGPTDDDITREAVAAAAGVDLEFNQELYNVIKAYFDQRGLVMSEKNRCQAYLPAGSAAIPNPVGTAPGVLAEISGTLVASMPGVPAEMYNMFTGYMEAIISKKLTGHTVTRLVKCMGIGESVMAEMLGDKMLRDRMPLINCTVSDGIITLYIQATAGSKKEADEQAEKEAKEIRQILKPWIFSESQDGPVEVLIRELSRRGEMLSLAESCTGGLIAKMITDVPGSSSILDRAWVTYSNESKIEELGVSSSILERYGAVSSETAKQMALGALKNSRASVAAAVTGIAGPAGGTDVKPVGTVYAAMAYKTKCSVKKLFYPQGREVCRNRTAQSVLLMLLNDYLHVLNQR from the coding sequence ATGAACACCGCGGCAGTAATAAGCGTAGGAAATGAGTTGCTCAACGGGCGATGCCTCGATACTAACCAGAAATGGCTAAGCGGAAAGCTCGCCGCGATGGGGGTTATTGTACGGGGAGCATATACCTGCCCCGATGAGCTCGATACCGTAAGAGATCTGATCATAAATGTTTGCGGCAGCGTGGATTTTCTGTTAATAACAGGGGGGCTGGGGCCTACTGATGATGATATAACACGGGAGGCCGTAGCCGCGGCGGCAGGTGTCGATTTAGAATTCAATCAGGAGCTTTACAATGTTATAAAGGCGTATTTTGACCAACGCGGGCTGGTTATGTCTGAAAAAAACCGGTGCCAGGCGTATCTCCCTGCTGGTTCCGCGGCTATACCTAATCCTGTTGGTACCGCCCCCGGGGTTCTGGCGGAAATATCTGGCACTTTGGTTGCCTCTATGCCGGGGGTTCCCGCGGAAATGTATAATATGTTCACAGGTTACATGGAAGCAATAATATCAAAAAAACTCACAGGCCATACCGTAACACGGCTTGTTAAGTGCATGGGAATCGGAGAATCCGTCATGGCGGAAATGCTTGGCGACAAGATGCTGCGAGACAGGATGCCCTTAATAAACTGTACCGTAAGTGACGGAATAATAACACTATACATACAAGCAACTGCCGGCTCAAAGAAAGAGGCTGATGAGCAGGCAGAAAAAGAAGCGAAGGAAATACGGCAGATTTTGAAACCGTGGATTTTTTCAGAATCCCAGGACGGTCCGGTGGAGGTGCTTATCAGAGAATTGTCTCGCCGCGGCGAAATGCTCTCGTTGGCAGAATCGTGTACCGGCGGGCTTATCGCAAAAATGATAACTGATGTTCCTGGTTCAAGCTCCATTCTTGACAGGGCATGGGTAACGTACAGCAACGAATCAAAAATAGAAGAGTTGGGTGTAAGCTCTTCAATATTAGAGAGATATGGTGCCGTGAGCTCTGAAACCGCAAAGCAGATGGCACTCGGGGCGCTGAAAAACAGCAGGGCCTCCGTTGCAGCCGCGGTTACAGGCATAGCCGGACCGGCAGGGGGCACTGATGTTAAGCCTGTGGGAACTGTTTATGCGGCAATGGCTTATAAAACTAAATGCTCCGTAAAGAAACTGTTCTATCCGCAGGGAAGAGAAGTTTGCAGAAACAGAACCGCTCAAAGTGTTCTGTTGATGCTCTTAAATGATTATCTTCACGTTTTGAATCAGCGGTGA
- the lpxA gene encoding acyl-ACP--UDP-N-acetylglucosamine O-acyltransferase has protein sequence MSDTIIHPTAVVEDSAVIGSGTVVGPNCYVGSNVKIGNNNELQANAVIGDGTVLGNGNRLFSNCVIGRGPQIFVMDPNAKYGKLEIGDNNTFRENSTVHPSMHEGGLTKIGSGNFIMIGVHIGHDCIIENQIVMSNFSQISGHSKVETGAWLSGMVVTHQFVTIGKWSYCTGLTGVNKDLPPYLIGNGHYPFRVRSVNERGMNRSGLNEEEKKAVWDAFKYLYRQKSGSVLSRAKELAEKDNQICVKEIVEAVINSSKHKNGRYLETFR, from the coding sequence ATGTCGGATACCATCATACATCCCACTGCTGTTGTTGAAGACAGTGCGGTTATCGGCAGCGGAACTGTTGTCGGGCCAAACTGTTATGTCGGCAGCAATGTCAAAATTGGAAACAACAATGAATTACAGGCAAATGCCGTCATTGGTGACGGTACCGTACTCGGAAACGGTAACCGCCTTTTCTCTAATTGTGTGATTGGCAGGGGGCCCCAGATTTTTGTTATGGACCCCAATGCCAAATATGGAAAACTTGAGATAGGCGACAATAATACTTTCCGCGAAAATTCTACCGTTCACCCAAGTATGCACGAAGGCGGCCTCACCAAAATAGGCAGCGGCAATTTTATAATGATAGGCGTGCATATTGGACATGACTGTATAATCGAAAACCAGATTGTGATGAGTAATTTCTCTCAGATTAGCGGCCACAGCAAGGTAGAAACCGGCGCATGGCTCAGCGGCATGGTAGTTACTCATCAATTTGTAACCATAGGCAAATGGTCTTATTGTACCGGCCTGACCGGAGTTAACAAAGACCTGCCGCCGTATCTGATCGGCAACGGCCATTATCCTTTTAGAGTACGTTCAGTAAATGAGAGAGGTATGAACCGCTCTGGACTCAATGAAGAAGAGAAAAAGGCCGTCTGGGACGCATTTAAATACCTTTACAGACAAAAGAGCGGCAGCGTTTTAAGCAGAGCAAAAGAACTCGCTGAAAAAGATAACCAGATTTGCGTCAAAGAGATCGTAGAGGCTGTGATTAACTCTTCAAAGCATAAGAACGGAAGGTACCTTGAAACCTTCAGATGA
- a CDS encoding MraY family glycosyltransferase, whose translation MQKTITFCFISAAAALIFSAVLSHIVRKTCEKKGFVAHPQKDRYHTRTVALGGGIAIVFSSIILGTAAVVFETVFSAGSDTALMSIRTAVIFAICGLLLHVIGLYDDIKHTRPPVKLVLQFIPALLCIFFTDTRIELFIESRIVTTLLTAIWLVLFINVFNFLDNMDGLTSGIAAITGSIVLTATIISGQIHLSLLLSVFIGSLIGFLVFNFPPAKIFMGDCGSMYIGYFMAFATIRADYFIEGSDVSLTAVFIPLIIMAVPLYDFASVTLLRISQGRSPFQGDTQHFSHRLKRRGLSDKQVALTLYLATLCTSISAVFLYKAGLVESVLIFAHTIMILSLIAILEMANGKESISG comes from the coding sequence TTGCAAAAAACAATTACATTTTGTTTTATTTCTGCCGCGGCAGCGCTGATTTTTTCTGCTGTTTTGAGCCATATAGTCAGAAAAACCTGCGAAAAGAAAGGTTTCGTCGCACACCCCCAGAAAGACAGGTATCATACCAGGACTGTTGCACTGGGGGGAGGCATAGCAATAGTCTTCTCTTCGATAATCCTCGGCACTGCCGCGGTGGTATTCGAAACGGTTTTTTCTGCCGGCAGCGACACAGCTTTGATGAGCATACGCACAGCAGTTATATTTGCGATTTGCGGTTTGCTGCTGCATGTTATCGGCCTCTACGATGACATAAAACATACGCGGCCGCCGGTCAAACTGGTTCTTCAGTTTATACCTGCACTGCTTTGTATTTTTTTCACTGACACCAGGATTGAGCTTTTTATTGAAAGCAGAATTGTAACCACACTTCTTACCGCAATATGGCTGGTGCTGTTCATAAATGTTTTCAACTTCCTTGACAACATGGACGGCCTGACCTCCGGCATTGCGGCTATTACCGGATCAATAGTCTTAACGGCAACTATTATAAGCGGCCAGATTCACCTCTCACTTCTATTATCGGTATTCATCGGTTCACTGATAGGGTTTCTGGTTTTCAATTTCCCGCCTGCAAAAATATTCATGGGTGATTGCGGATCTATGTACATTGGTTATTTCATGGCTTTTGCTACGATACGGGCGGATTATTTTATAGAAGGCTCTGATGTGTCGCTGACAGCGGTTTTTATCCCGCTTATAATCATGGCAGTGCCGCTGTACGATTTTGCCAGCGTAACTCTTCTGAGGATAAGCCAGGGCAGAAGCCCGTTCCAGGGAGATACCCAGCATTTTTCACACAGGCTCAAGCGGCGGGGACTCAGCGACAAGCAGGTTGCCCTTACACTTTATCTGGCGACATTATGCACCAGCATAAGCGCTGTATTTCTCTACAAAGCCGGTTTGGTGGAGTCTGTACTGATCTTTGCCCATACAATAATGATATTAAGTCTGATAGCAATTCTGGAAATGGCAAATGGAAAAGAATCAATTTCAGGATAA
- a CDS encoding Fe-S-containing hydro-lyase, producing MLNVTLPLSKDIIRQLHAGDEVLLTGTVYTARDQAHKRLHECLAAKEPLPFELEGQLIYYVGPTPSRPEAVIGAAGPTTSSRMDAFTPELLEKGLAGTIGKGYRSQEVIDSLQKNTAVHFSAYGGAGALLGQCIKSCEVIAYDDLGTEAIRKIYVESFPAVVAYDCYGQNVYPEPYFGEPQ from the coding sequence ATGCTGAATGTTACTTTACCATTATCAAAAGATATTATAAGACAGCTGCACGCCGGAGACGAAGTTCTTCTTACGGGTACAGTTTATACGGCAAGAGACCAGGCACACAAGCGGCTGCATGAATGCCTTGCCGCCAAAGAGCCTCTGCCGTTTGAGCTGGAAGGTCAGCTGATTTACTATGTAGGGCCGACTCCGTCGAGGCCGGAGGCTGTTATCGGTGCCGCGGGCCCGACGACTTCTTCCAGAATGGATGCTTTTACACCCGAACTGCTCGAAAAGGGGCTTGCCGGGACAATAGGCAAAGGCTACCGCAGTCAGGAAGTCATTGATTCTCTCCAGAAAAACACCGCCGTGCATTTTTCCGCCTACGGAGGTGCCGGAGCCTTGCTTGGGCAGTGTATAAAATCATGTGAAGTAATTGCTTACGATGATTTAGGTACTGAGGCTATACGAAAAATATATGTGGAATCTTTTCCGGCAGTTGTCGCTTACGACTGTTATGGCCAAAATGTTTACCCTGAGCCATACTTTGGGGAGCCACAATGA
- a CDS encoding proline--tRNA ligase, protein MRYSKAFMPTVKEVPSDAEVASHKLMIRAGLMRRLSSGTYTYLPAGWKILQKIMNIVREEMNRCGAQEILLPSVQPMELWQQSGRDVDYGETMCRFKDRHGRWNVLAPTAEEVVTNLVAGELNSYKQLPFNIYQISFKFRDEFRPRFGVLRSREFIMKDAYSFHDTPESLDEGYQIMYEAYKRVFIRCGVPFVIVLAESGEMGGSGSHQFTVPCESGEDLIVHTEDGDFAANIEKAPVDPIKAEPSGEPVEQIQEVHTPGVGTIADVCDFLKTSPEKMIKTLIYTTAEGKSAAVLLRGDHEANEEKITQQLGGIQNELAQPEKIKEITGADVGFAGPAGIEDKVDIMIIDQAVSVMAAGITGANKTDYHLKNVVPGRDFPLKGEKIAVTDVRNAVEGDTWQGKKLLFKRGIEVGQVFKLGSKYCRKLGCNFLDVNGKEQTPLMGCYGIGINRILASAIETGNDDNGIIWPVSIAPYEVIIVPVGKEEENAASEDIYNKLTQAGIDCLLDDRNARGGVKFNDADLLGIPLRITVGRKSLAENKVEVKLRRESDAVKVEVSEIIEYTVKAIDSLKSELSV, encoded by the coding sequence ATGAGATACAGCAAAGCTTTTATGCCAACAGTAAAAGAAGTTCCTTCAGATGCTGAGGTGGCAAGCCATAAACTCATGATACGTGCGGGACTTATGAGGCGCCTTTCCAGCGGGACATACACTTATCTGCCCGCGGGCTGGAAAATACTTCAAAAGATTATGAATATCGTCCGCGAAGAGATGAACCGCTGCGGGGCACAGGAAATACTGCTTCCAAGCGTTCAGCCGATGGAACTCTGGCAGCAGAGCGGCCGCGACGTTGACTACGGGGAAACCATGTGCAGGTTTAAAGACCGCCACGGCCGCTGGAATGTTCTGGCTCCTACGGCAGAAGAGGTTGTAACCAATCTGGTTGCAGGAGAGCTTAATTCTTATAAACAGCTTCCCTTTAACATTTATCAGATCAGCTTCAAGTTCCGTGATGAATTCCGGCCTCGGTTTGGCGTACTCCGCTCACGTGAATTTATAATGAAAGACGCCTACAGTTTCCATGACACGCCGGAATCACTCGATGAAGGCTATCAGATTATGTATGAGGCTTACAAGCGTGTATTTATCCGCTGCGGTGTGCCGTTTGTAATTGTCCTGGCAGAATCTGGCGAAATGGGCGGCAGCGGTTCGCACCAGTTTACGGTTCCTTGTGAATCGGGCGAAGACCTTATCGTCCACACAGAAGACGGAGATTTTGCCGCAAATATCGAAAAGGCCCCGGTTGACCCAATAAAAGCAGAGCCTTCCGGCGAACCGGTTGAACAAATACAGGAGGTTCACACCCCCGGCGTTGGAACGATCGCTGATGTATGCGATTTTCTTAAAACAAGCCCGGAAAAGATGATAAAAACACTTATCTACACAACCGCTGAGGGAAAATCCGCTGCTGTGCTTTTACGCGGCGACCATGAGGCAAATGAAGAAAAAATCACTCAGCAGCTTGGCGGCATTCAAAACGAGCTTGCCCAGCCGGAAAAAATAAAGGAAATAACCGGCGCTGATGTCGGCTTTGCAGGCCCGGCAGGGATTGAAGATAAAGTCGATATCATGATCATCGACCAGGCGGTCAGCGTGATGGCTGCGGGCATTACCGGTGCCAACAAAACAGACTACCACTTAAAGAATGTAGTTCCAGGCAGGGACTTTCCGCTGAAAGGCGAGAAAATTGCCGTTACCGACGTTCGCAATGCTGTTGAAGGCGACACCTGGCAGGGGAAAAAACTGCTCTTCAAACGCGGCATCGAGGTCGGACAGGTATTCAAGCTGGGCAGTAAGTACTGCCGCAAACTAGGCTGCAATTTCCTTGATGTTAACGGCAAGGAGCAGACGCCGCTGATGGGCTGTTACGGTATCGGCATAAACCGGATACTTGCTTCAGCAATTGAAACGGGCAACGATGATAACGGCATAATATGGCCTGTTTCAATCGCGCCGTACGAAGTTATTATCGTTCCAGTCGGCAAAGAAGAAGAAAATGCCGCCTCGGAAGACATTTATAATAAATTAACCCAAGCGGGCATTGACTGCCTTCTGGACGACAGAAACGCCCGCGGGGGCGTGAAGTTCAATGACGCAGACCTGCTGGGTATTCCGTTGAGGATTACCGTCGGCCGCAAATCCCTCGCTGAAAACAAGGTTGAGGTCAAACTCCGCAGAGAGAGCGATGCGGTCAAGGTAGAAGTTTCCGAAATTATTGAATATACAGTAAAGGCAATAGATTCATTAAAGTCTGAGCTGAGCGTTTAG
- a CDS encoding O-antigen ligase family protein, with protein sequence MEKNQFQDKKFDLGQFAVYTLIAILAAIFTFRCMNTESISGEVISGPGKITWNAIAQIMSSTVIIIFMGCSIHKIVKKKSLHSSGLEISFLIIAAAFAVGFFAASDKRAAITQGTNLLSGAAFGIVLYSLCGKRFVPLLLALILAGGVVNVWEESNQLVTSNDMLVQSYEENPDAMLSQFGIEKGSISEWMFKHRLYSRDIKGFFSTSNSVSSYLIMCLFISIGGLVYSFKNNIKTAKPLWGILTAVFLGGLAMAFSKGAAAAIVSGFLLLAILYRYKRLLGAYRRPAVFLSLLLILAAAAAVFAYGYKNGSLPGGNSMHVRWRYWDASVEMAKDHWPTGVGPGNYGQVYPKYKYAGAIETVSDPHNVFLSFLCQYGIIGLTGFLLLIMVIINKTLSPKQRESYPEEKGEKGNASKKIIIATAVLTMIFRLVTTQIPFTGDALVMSYIFVTVFLFPAVLFAAAGILIIRLGEIDIDSDELSYAAFAALIAVIIHNSIDFAFFEPGITYAWMLICVTAVRNTGKTAEEKPIPAAAGKALVPLCLIAAGMAGFVAVQYYASLDLLGKGLKKNHLDAAEKTITRSARYDFFSSKPYSMLSKRILSEYQHNFKSDVELLDAAADYSQKAVEKNPENFKPIDDLAAVYEQRANDTTGSEQLSALERACETLERALELYPSKAEFCYRLGNVYEKLGREAAAYKQYKKALEIETLFQKEFKLMYGRRDKTFRLLGDENYSKLIEKIESLNKTEPDSNSLNL encoded by the coding sequence ATGGAAAAGAATCAATTTCAGGATAAAAAATTTGATCTTGGCCAGTTTGCGGTTTATACACTTATCGCGATACTGGCGGCGATTTTCACCTTCCGGTGCATGAATACCGAAAGTATCTCTGGAGAAGTCATTTCCGGACCGGGGAAGATAACCTGGAATGCGATTGCGCAAATTATGAGCAGTACAGTTATAATTATATTTATGGGCTGTTCCATTCACAAGATAGTGAAAAAAAAATCACTACATTCTTCCGGTCTCGAAATCAGTTTTCTTATAATTGCCGCCGCTTTTGCTGTGGGCTTCTTTGCCGCATCAGACAAACGAGCCGCCATTACCCAGGGGACGAACCTGCTCTCCGGGGCTGCTTTTGGGATTGTCTTGTACAGTCTCTGCGGCAAAAGATTTGTTCCGCTGCTTCTGGCTCTAATCCTGGCCGGCGGCGTTGTCAACGTCTGGGAAGAATCAAACCAGCTTGTTACCAGCAATGACATGCTGGTTCAAAGCTACGAAGAGAATCCTGATGCCATGCTCTCTCAGTTTGGAATCGAAAAAGGCTCAATCAGTGAGTGGATGTTCAAGCATCGCCTGTATTCCAGGGATATCAAGGGCTTCTTCAGTACAAGCAATTCGGTGAGCTCATATCTGATTATGTGCCTCTTTATCAGCATTGGCGGACTGGTTTATTCATTTAAAAACAACATCAAAACTGCTAAACCTCTCTGGGGCATACTTACAGCGGTCTTTTTGGGCGGGCTCGCAATGGCTTTCAGTAAAGGTGCGGCAGCGGCAATTGTATCGGGATTTCTGCTTCTGGCGATCCTTTACCGTTACAAGAGACTGCTTGGGGCGTACCGCAGGCCGGCAGTATTTTTAAGCCTGCTGCTGATTCTGGCTGCCGCGGCGGCGGTGTTCGCGTACGGGTATAAAAACGGCAGTCTTCCCGGCGGCAACTCAATGCATGTACGCTGGAGGTACTGGGATGCAAGCGTTGAAATGGCTAAAGATCACTGGCCCACCGGAGTTGGCCCGGGCAACTACGGACAGGTCTATCCGAAATATAAGTATGCCGGCGCAATTGAAACCGTTTCAGACCCTCATAATGTTTTTCTGAGCTTTCTATGCCAATACGGAATCATAGGACTTACAGGGTTTCTGCTTCTTATTATGGTAATCATTAACAAAACTTTAAGCCCGAAACAGCGGGAAAGCTATCCTGAGGAAAAAGGCGAAAAAGGGAATGCGTCTAAGAAAATAATTATCGCAACAGCGGTTTTGACGATGATATTCAGACTTGTTACGACGCAGATACCCTTTACCGGCGATGCCTTAGTGATGAGCTATATATTTGTAACCGTTTTTCTTTTCCCGGCTGTTTTGTTTGCCGCAGCAGGGATTCTAATTATTCGTCTGGGCGAAATAGATATAGATTCGGACGAATTATCATACGCGGCCTTTGCGGCTCTTATTGCTGTAATAATACATAACAGCATTGATTTTGCCTTCTTCGAGCCCGGAATAACCTATGCATGGATGCTTATCTGTGTGACAGCCGTGAGAAATACCGGTAAGACTGCGGAAGAGAAACCGATTCCGGCAGCGGCAGGCAAGGCACTGGTTCCGCTTTGTCTGATTGCGGCCGGCATGGCAGGTTTTGTCGCGGTGCAATACTACGCAAGCCTTGACCTGCTCGGAAAAGGGCTTAAGAAAAACCATCTGGATGCCGCAGAAAAGACAATTACACGCTCAGCAAGGTATGATTTCTTCTCATCAAAACCCTATTCAATGCTGAGCAAACGTATTCTATCTGAATATCAGCATAACTTCAAATCTGATGTTGAACTTTTAGATGCGGCGGCAGATTATTCCCAAAAAGCCGTTGAGAAAAACCCTGAAAACTTTAAGCCTATAGATGATCTGGCGGCAGTATATGAACAGAGAGCAAATGACACAACCGGCTCAGAGCAGCTTAGTGCACTTGAGCGGGCCTGTGAAACACTTGAAAGAGCTCTGGAGTTGTATCCGTCTAAGGCCGAATTCTGTTACCGTCTGGGCAATGTTTACGAGAAACTTGGCAGAGAGGCCGCGGCATACAAACAGTACAAAAAAGCCCTTGAGATCGAGACGCTTTTCCAAAAGGAATTTAAACTGATGTACGGCCGGAGGGATAAAACTTTCAGGCTGCTCGGCGATGAAAATTATTCGAAGCTGATTGAAAAAATTGAATCTCTAAACAAAACAGAGCCTGATTCAAATTCTTTGAATCTCTAA
- the lpxC gene encoding UDP-3-O-acyl-N-acetylglucosamine deacetylase has product MRKQRTIQNEVTASGKGLFSGVDAKITFKPAPQNKGIVFLRTDVDPPVAISATVDSLITKDRRTALGKGELVVEMTEHCLASARALQIDNMYIEITAFEMPGFDASSLDYFKLLRKAGICEQKAVQPKLVVKEPVFVSEGDATICAMPSMSENLHINYDLDYTQHTGIGRQLYSSDITEINFERNLAAARTFLLEAEALQFQAMGIGKHLGPKDILVINSDGPIKNSYRMPDECVKHKMLDLIGDLALVGVPLVANIAAYKSGHSLNQKLALKLRNQYLRHIQMEKTGTDALLDIKRIQKILPHRYPFLLVDKVLEIIGDQEIVGLKNVTYNELFFQGHFPTTPIMPGVLIVEALAQISGLLFAQRLENTGRIAVLLTMDGVKIRKPVVPGDQLILRAKTKKVRSRTAQCRAEAFVGDSVVAEAELKFMLMDD; this is encoded by the coding sequence CGGAGTTGACGCTAAGATCACGTTTAAACCTGCGCCGCAAAACAAGGGCATAGTCTTTTTGCGAACAGATGTTGACCCGCCGGTTGCTATTTCGGCAACAGTTGATTCTCTGATAACCAAAGACAGGCGAACTGCCCTGGGCAAAGGTGAGCTTGTTGTTGAAATGACCGAACACTGCCTTGCCTCTGCCAGGGCTCTGCAGATAGACAATATGTACATTGAGATAACCGCCTTTGAGATGCCCGGTTTTGACGCCAGCAGTCTGGACTACTTCAAACTATTGAGGAAGGCGGGGATTTGCGAACAGAAAGCGGTACAGCCCAAGCTGGTTGTAAAAGAGCCGGTCTTTGTCTCGGAAGGTGACGCGACAATTTGCGCAATGCCGTCAATGTCTGAGAATCTTCATATAAATTATGATCTTGATTACACCCAGCATACGGGCATCGGCAGGCAGTTATATTCCTCGGATATTACAGAAATAAATTTTGAACGCAACCTTGCTGCTGCCAGAACTTTCCTTTTAGAGGCCGAAGCGCTTCAGTTTCAGGCTATGGGAATCGGAAAGCATCTTGGCCCCAAAGATATTCTCGTCATTAACTCTGACGGGCCTATAAAAAACTCATACCGTATGCCGGATGAGTGCGTAAAGCACAAAATGCTCGACCTTATCGGCGATTTGGCCCTGGTTGGCGTTCCTCTGGTGGCTAATATTGCCGCGTACAAGAGTGGCCATTCTCTGAACCAGAAGCTGGCTCTTAAACTGAGAAATCAGTATTTGCGACATATACAGATGGAGAAGACCGGCACAGACGCTTTGCTGGATATAAAGAGAATACAAAAAATTCTGCCCCACCGGTATCCGTTCCTGCTTGTTGATAAAGTTCTTGAGATTATCGGTGACCAGGAGATTGTCGGGCTTAAAAACGTAACTTACAACGAGCTCTTCTTTCAGGGGCATTTTCCCACAACACCAATAATGCCGGGAGTATTGATCGTTGAGGCCCTTGCTCAGATTTCAGGACTTCTGTTTGCTCAGCGGCTTGAAAACACCGGCAGGATCGCGGTGCTTTTGACAATGGATGGGGTGAAGATCAGGAAGCCGGTAGTCCCGGGAGACCAGCTCATACTCAGGGCCAAAACCAAAAAGGTTCGCAGCCGCACGGCACAGTGCCGGGCTGAAGCTTTTGTGGGCGACTCGGTTGTTGCTGAGGCGGAATTGAAATTTATGCTTATGGATGATTGA
- a CDS encoding Gfo/Idh/MocA family protein, protein MNKIRTAVIGAGKMGNFHSRVYTNLETCSLEAIADVNIRRAEELADKYQTRAVSDPKKLIGKVDAVTISAPTIYHLELAKLFIENGISVLIEKPLAASVEQGEEIVRLAKENDVVVAVGHSERCNPVVQAMKRLEIDPKFIEVNRVSPYPFRSTDIGVVLDVMIHDIDIILSLARSSVTRVDATGVNVIGEHEDVCNARIYFENGCVANVTASRLAFKTERKVRVFSRQAYLSLDFFRKEGLAVTAAGNINVIEWIREKQKQEDFDFSDVNWAELLTIEQLDIDDKEPLKVEQDAFIAAVKDRSKKPEVTGEDGLAALKCAHMILESIQSHKLMD, encoded by the coding sequence ATGAATAAAATCAGAACCGCTGTTATTGGCGCGGGTAAAATGGGTAATTTCCATTCGCGTGTGTACACTAATCTTGAAACATGCAGTCTTGAGGCTATAGCTGATGTTAATATCAGGCGGGCCGAAGAACTCGCGGATAAATATCAAACACGTGCTGTTTCAGACCCAAAGAAGCTGATAGGCAAAGTCGATGCCGTTACCATATCTGCACCAACAATATATCACCTTGAGCTGGCAAAGCTGTTTATTGAAAACGGCATTTCTGTTCTCATTGAAAAGCCCCTTGCCGCCTCAGTTGAACAGGGCGAAGAGATTGTAAGGCTGGCCAAAGAAAACGATGTAGTTGTCGCTGTAGGGCACAGCGAGCGATGCAATCCGGTTGTGCAGGCTATGAAACGCCTTGAAATTGATCCCAAATTCATTGAGGTAAACCGAGTTAGCCCGTATCCTTTCCGCTCGACCGATATTGGAGTTGTTCTTGACGTAATGATACATGATATAGATATTATTCTATCACTTGCCAGGAGTTCGGTTACACGGGTGGACGCGACCGGAGTTAATGTTATTGGTGAGCATGAAGATGTCTGTAACGCACGAATTTATTTTGAAAACGGATGTGTTGCCAATGTTACGGCTTCGCGTCTGGCATTCAAGACTGAAAGGAAAGTTCGTGTCTTCAGCCGCCAGGCTTATTTAAGCCTCGACTTTTTCCGTAAAGAAGGGCTGGCTGTTACTGCCGCGGGAAATATAAATGTAATTGAGTGGATCAGAGAAAAACAGAAACAGGAAGATTTCGATTTCAGCGATGTCAACTGGGCTGAACTGCTGACAATAGAGCAGCTCGACATTGACGATAAAGAACCACTGAAAGTTGAGCAGGACGCATTTATAGCCGCTGTCAAAGACAGGTCTAAAAAACCTGAAGTTACAGGGGAAGATGGTTTGGCGGCTCTAAAATGCGCCCACATGATTCTGGAATCTATCCAGTCACATAAACTGATGGATTAG